In Oscillatoria sp. FACHB-1407, one DNA window encodes the following:
- a CDS encoding N-acetylmuramoyl-L-alanine amidase, translated as MRFYRFLPGLLGAVGALLIAAPADAARLQFWRFNASENRLVFTTDDGVQPRAQLLSNPTRLVIDLPGTTLGRSPLSQPVGGAIREVRVAQFDAQTTRIVIELVQGYTLDPQQIMVRGATPTQWMVQLPAPQATDPNAPSITPPTTASPSPTTPAISGAATQLEGARVTPDGFFIRTRGAQPEIDVQRSRDRRQITFDLANTALSPQLLEREITVNNNGVERLRIEQAQTSPPVARITLELSDEDSEWQANSSSLGGIVIIPSAGSVATRPPSDRPSPTPVTPPPRQRATVQAIELAPDGNQLLIRANQPITYTTGWDRTTLAYRITIPSAELAENIQGPQLGQGSPLLSIRLRQEDEDTVVILLQPAAGVRFGQINQPGRQLLALPIQRRGDPVPPTIGRPTVPTPSGPLPSVRNGRIVVVIDPGHGGPDPGAIGIGGLREVDIVLPISLQVASLLEQQGVQVVLTRREDRDLDLAPRVQIAERANADLFVSIHANAISMSRPDVNGLETYYYSPQGGRLAQVIHNTLVRETGMNDRGVRRARFYVIRNTSMPAVLIETGFVTGAQDARLLRDPNFRSQMAVAIARGILQYIQQNF; from the coding sequence GTGAGATTTTATCGGTTCCTTCCCGGTTTGCTGGGTGCCGTCGGTGCCCTGCTTATCGCGGCTCCAGCAGACGCTGCCAGACTCCAGTTTTGGCGTTTTAATGCCAGTGAAAATCGCCTTGTTTTCACAACTGATGATGGAGTTCAGCCCAGAGCGCAATTGTTATCCAATCCGACGCGCTTGGTGATTGATCTACCGGGGACTACATTGGGGCGATCGCCCCTGAGTCAACCTGTGGGGGGTGCGATTCGAGAGGTGCGGGTGGCGCAGTTTGATGCTCAGACCACCCGAATTGTGATTGAACTCGTTCAGGGCTATACCCTCGACCCGCAACAGATTATGGTGCGGGGAGCCACACCCACTCAATGGATGGTGCAGTTGCCCGCGCCACAAGCCACTGACCCCAACGCACCGTCCATCACTCCACCTACAACCGCTTCCCCATCCCCCACGACACCGGCCATCTCTGGAGCGGCAACGCAACTCGAAGGAGCACGGGTGACTCCCGATGGGTTTTTTATTCGCACGCGCGGGGCACAGCCAGAGATTGACGTTCAACGCAGCCGCGATCGCCGCCAGATCACCTTTGACCTCGCCAACACAGCCCTCTCTCCCCAACTGCTGGAGCGAGAAATCACGGTGAACAACAACGGGGTAGAACGACTGCGAATCGAACAGGCTCAGACCTCCCCTCCCGTTGCCCGGATTACGTTGGAATTATCGGATGAAGACAGTGAATGGCAGGCTAACAGCAGCAGTTTGGGTGGCATCGTCATCATCCCCTCCGCTGGCAGTGTGGCAACTCGTCCTCCCAGCGATCGCCCCTCTCCTACTCCTGTCACACCCCCACCCCGACAACGCGCCACTGTTCAGGCGATCGAACTGGCTCCCGATGGCAATCAACTACTAATTCGAGCCAACCAGCCCATTACCTACACCACAGGCTGGGATCGGACAACACTTGCCTATCGCATTACCATTCCCTCCGCTGAGCTGGCAGAAAATATTCAGGGTCCGCAGTTGGGGCAGGGCAGCCCTCTGCTCAGTATCCGGTTGCGGCAAGAGGATGAGGATACAGTTGTCATTCTGTTGCAACCAGCCGCAGGTGTCCGCTTTGGGCAAATCAACCAACCCGGACGGCAACTCCTTGCCCTGCCGATACAACGACGTGGCGATCCCGTCCCCCCTACCATTGGACGACCAACGGTACCAACACCATCCGGACCTCTTCCCAGCGTTCGGAATGGTCGTATTGTTGTGGTGATTGATCCGGGTCATGGTGGTCCTGATCCAGGGGCAATCGGCATTGGGGGTTTGCGTGAAGTCGATATTGTCTTACCCATCAGCTTGCAGGTGGCTTCTCTACTGGAGCAACAGGGGGTGCAAGTGGTCTTGACGCGCCGCGAGGATCGTGACCTCGATCTGGCTCCCCGTGTCCAAATTGCCGAACGGGCAAATGCAGATCTGTTTGTCAGCATTCATGCTAACGCTATCAGCATGAGCCGACCCGATGTGAATGGGTTGGAAACATACTATTACTCTCCTCAGGGAGGAAGATTAGCCCAGGTAATCCACAATACACTGGTGCGTGAAACTGGGATGAACGATCGCGGGGTGCGTAGAGCACGATTTTATGTCATCCGCAATACTTCCATGCCAGCCGTCTTAATTGAAACTGGATTTGTCACGGGTGCCCAAGATGCTCGCCTTCTCAGAGATCCCAACTTCCGTAGCCAAATGGCTGTGGCGATCGCTCGCGGTATCCTGCAATATATTCAGCAAAACTTCTAA
- the murI gene encoding glutamate racemase produces MPFPVPNFPNHSPELTGLSTDPQPYFFASSPALSPNDPHARIAVFDSGVGGLTVLREVYRQLPHESVLYVADTAHLPYGTRSQSEIIQFTREILTWLQQQHVKMVLMACNTSSALALETVQAEFAVPILGVILPGARAAVQQGSRIGVIATPATAASHAYRRAIAEINPSAQVWQIGCPEFVPLIEQNRLQDPYTFKVAQDYLTPLIDQQIDTLVYGCTHYPHLSPVIKTLLPSQVTLVDPAVHVVHAAAQELDVLGLRNTHPPLPTRFCVSGQIGQFVSLAHQWLGFSPQIEQIQVFDEADTRVCSASVDS; encoded by the coding sequence ATGCCATTCCCCGTACCAAACTTCCCCAATCATTCACCTGAACTTACTGGACTATCCACCGACCCGCAACCCTATTTTTTTGCATCGTCTCCTGCTCTATCGCCCAATGACCCACATGCCCGCATTGCGGTTTTTGACAGTGGTGTTGGCGGTTTAACGGTGTTGCGAGAGGTCTATCGTCAGTTACCCCACGAATCGGTTTTATATGTTGCCGATACGGCTCACCTGCCCTACGGCACCCGTTCTCAATCTGAGATTATCCAGTTTACTCGTGAGATTTTGACATGGCTGCAACAGCAACACGTCAAGATGGTGCTCATGGCGTGCAACACCAGTTCCGCGCTGGCACTGGAAACGGTTCAGGCTGAGTTTGCGGTTCCAATTTTGGGAGTCATCTTGCCGGGGGCGCGAGCTGCTGTACAACAGGGAAGCCGAATTGGGGTGATTGCGACCCCGGCAACGGCCGCCAGTCATGCCTATCGTCGGGCGATCGCTGAAATCAACCCCAGTGCCCAGGTTTGGCAGATTGGCTGTCCAGAATTTGTCCCCCTAATTGAGCAAAATCGCCTGCAAGACCCCTATACCTTTAAAGTGGCGCAGGACTATCTCACGCCGCTCATCGATCAGCAAATCGATACTCTGGTATACGGGTGTACCCATTATCCCCACCTCTCCCCCGTGATCAAAACGCTCTTGCCGAGTCAGGTTACCCTGGTTGACCCTGCCGTGCATGTTGTTCACGCTGCTGCTCAAGAGCTAGATGTGCTGGGTTTGAGAAATACGCATCCGCCTCTACCCACCCGGTTCTGTGTCAGTGGGCAGATCGGGCAGTTTGTATCACTCGCGCATCAATGGTTAGGCTTTTCACCGCAAATAGAGCAGATCCAGGTGTTTGATGAGGCAGATACTCGCGTTTGTTCTGCGTCTGTAGACAGTTGA
- the sds gene encoding solanesyl diphosphate synthase: protein MTSATSLFSTVEADLYQLTENLKQLVGARHPILYAAAEHLFGAGGKRLRPAIVLLVSRATMPTHEPTPKHRRLAELTEMIHTASLVHDDIIDESELRRGVPTVHASFGNRVAVLAGDFLFAQASWYLANLDNLEVVKLLSEVIKDYAEGEIQQGLNRFDTNLSIDAYLEKTYYKTASLIANSSKSAGLLSGVSDELALDLYSYGRHLGLAFQIVDDILDFTGSSDALGKPAGSDLKSGNLTAPVLYALEEKPYLEVLIDREFAQEGDLDQAIALVRDSQGIQRSRELAAHHAQLAVEHITRLAPSDSRQTLINLTDYVLSRLY from the coding sequence ATGACTTCAGCCACCTCCCTCTTTTCTACTGTTGAAGCCGACTTGTATCAGCTCACAGAAAATCTGAAGCAATTGGTCGGCGCGCGTCACCCAATTCTATACGCAGCAGCAGAGCACCTCTTTGGTGCAGGGGGAAAGCGGCTTAGACCAGCGATTGTGTTGCTCGTGTCTCGTGCTACGATGCCGACCCATGAGCCAACGCCAAAGCACCGTCGCCTGGCGGAGTTAACGGAAATGATTCATACAGCCAGCCTCGTACATGATGACATCATCGACGAATCGGAGTTGCGTCGAGGTGTGCCAACCGTTCACGCTAGCTTTGGTAACCGAGTGGCAGTATTGGCGGGAGATTTTTTGTTCGCGCAAGCATCCTGGTATCTGGCAAATCTCGACAATCTGGAGGTTGTGAAACTGTTGTCAGAGGTGATTAAGGACTATGCCGAAGGGGAAATTCAACAAGGCTTAAATCGGTTTGATACCAATCTCAGCATTGATGCTTATTTAGAAAAAACCTATTACAAAACGGCTTCCTTGATTGCCAATAGCTCTAAATCTGCTGGGCTGCTGAGTGGAGTGAGTGATGAACTGGCGTTAGATCTCTACAGCTACGGTCGTCATTTGGGTCTTGCCTTCCAAATTGTGGATGACATCCTTGACTTTACTGGGTCAAGCGATGCGTTGGGTAAGCCAGCAGGCTCTGACCTCAAAAGCGGCAATTTGACGGCTCCGGTACTCTACGCGCTAGAGGAGAAGCCTTATTTGGAGGTGTTAATCGATCGCGAGTTTGCTCAAGAGGGAGATCTAGACCAGGCGATCGCACTGGTGAGAGACAGTCAGGGCATCCAGCGATCGCGAGAATTAGCTGCACATCACGCCCAACTTGCGGTTGAGCACATCACTCGACTTGCTCCTTCCGACTCGCGCCAAACGCTGATTAACCTGACTGACTACGTTTTAAGCCGACTCTATTAG
- a CDS encoding NADP-dependent isocitrate dehydrogenase produces the protein MYEKIVPPSVGSRITFENGEPIVPNDPIIPFIRGDGTGVDIWPAAQKVFDAAIAKAYNGQRHIVWFKVYAGDEACDLYGTYQYLPQDTLTAIQEYGVAIKGPLTTPVGGGIRSLNVALRQIHDLYACVRPCKYYPGTPSPHKTPEKLDVIVYRENTEDIYLGIEWKQGSEVGDRLIKILNEELIPATPEHGKKKIPLDAGIGVKPISKTGSQRLVRRAIKHALRLPKHKQMVTLVHKGNIMKYTEGAFRDWGYELATTEFRAECITERESWILGNKERNPDLSVEDNARQIEPGYDALTAEKKAKICDEVQAVLDAIWDSHGNGQWKTKIMVNDRIADSIFQQIQTRPDEYSILATMNLNGDYLSDAAAAIVGGLGMGPGANIGDACAIFEATHGTAPKHAGLDRINPGSVILSGVMMLEYMGWQEAADLIKKGIGAAISNREVTYDLARLMEPPVEPPLKCSEFADAIIRHF, from the coding sequence ATGTACGAGAAAATTGTTCCCCCCTCCGTTGGATCACGTATTACGTTCGAGAATGGTGAGCCTATTGTTCCCAATGATCCAATCATTCCCTTTATTCGCGGAGATGGAACAGGAGTAGACATTTGGCCCGCTGCCCAGAAGGTGTTTGATGCGGCGATCGCCAAAGCTTATAACGGACAACGCCACATCGTCTGGTTCAAGGTCTACGCCGGAGACGAAGCCTGTGATCTCTATGGTACTTATCAGTATTTACCGCAGGACACGCTGACAGCAATTCAGGAATATGGAGTTGCCATCAAAGGACCCCTGACAACCCCTGTTGGAGGCGGCATTCGTTCCCTTAACGTGGCGTTGCGTCAGATTCACGACCTCTACGCCTGTGTACGCCCCTGTAAGTACTACCCCGGCACACCGTCGCCTCACAAAACCCCCGAAAAGCTAGATGTGATTGTTTATCGAGAAAATACTGAAGATATCTATCTGGGAATTGAATGGAAACAGGGCAGCGAAGTGGGCGATCGCCTCATCAAAATCCTCAATGAAGAGTTGATTCCTGCGACCCCAGAACACGGCAAAAAGAAAATTCCCCTTGATGCTGGCATCGGCGTTAAACCCATTAGCAAAACAGGCTCTCAACGACTGGTGCGACGCGCCATCAAACACGCCCTGCGGCTGCCCAAGCACAAACAGATGGTGACGCTAGTGCACAAGGGCAACATCATGAAATATACCGAAGGGGCATTTCGCGATTGGGGCTATGAGTTAGCCACAACCGAATTTCGGGCGGAGTGCATTACAGAGCGGGAATCCTGGATTTTGGGCAATAAGGAGCGAAATCCCGATTTATCGGTAGAAGACAATGCCCGTCAGATCGAACCTGGCTATGATGCGCTCACTGCCGAGAAAAAAGCCAAGATCTGTGATGAGGTACAAGCAGTTCTGGATGCTATTTGGGACAGCCACGGCAACGGGCAGTGGAAAACCAAGATTATGGTGAACGATCGCATTGCCGATAGTATTTTCCAGCAAATTCAGACGCGCCCGGATGAGTACTCGATTTTAGCGACAATGAACCTGAACGGTGATTACTTGTCAGATGCGGCAGCGGCGATCGTTGGTGGTCTGGGCATGGGTCCCGGTGCCAATATTGGTGATGCCTGTGCCATCTTTGAGGCGACACACGGCACAGCCCCCAAACACGCTGGTCTAGACCGCATCAACCCTGGTTCGGTTATCCTCTCAGGGGTGATGATGTTGGAGTATATGGGCTGGCAGGAAGCCGCTGACTTGATCAAGAAGGGGATTGGAGCCGCGATTTCAAACCGGGAAGTAACTTATGACCTGGCACGCCTCATGGAACCCCCCGTTGAACCACCGCTGAAGTGCTCAGAGTTCGCAGACGCGATCATTCGCCACTTCTAA
- a CDS encoding response regulator transcription factor produces the protein MKKILIVDDDITLRTAIIRYLQNRGYAVQDASSGVEGLAMFEQNPPDLVVSDVMMPEMDGFEFCRRLRATRSGQLVPFIFLSSRTEVDDRVQGHQIGADDYLVKPFEPKELVAKIEAQLERSRRIHSEIIRLIQQSNGIGGETPTNSSHPSPLPLTPAEEKVFWEVIQGYTNKQIGDRLFVSPRTVQTHLSNILSKLQLENRSQLIRFAFEQGYRPPVGHGDEE, from the coding sequence ATGAAGAAGATTTTAATCGTTGACGACGACATTACATTGAGAACAGCCATCATCCGCTATTTACAAAATCGCGGCTATGCCGTTCAGGATGCCAGCTCAGGAGTCGAAGGGCTGGCAATGTTTGAGCAAAATCCCCCTGATTTGGTTGTGTCCGATGTGATGATGCCAGAGATGGACGGATTTGAATTTTGTCGTCGCTTGCGGGCTACCCGCTCGGGTCAGTTGGTTCCCTTCATTTTTCTGTCTAGCCGCACTGAGGTTGACGACCGAGTCCAGGGGCACCAGATTGGAGCCGACGATTATCTGGTTAAGCCATTTGAGCCGAAAGAACTTGTGGCAAAAATTGAAGCCCAATTGGAGCGATCGCGCCGCATCCATTCTGAAATTATTCGGTTGATTCAACAATCGAACGGGATAGGGGGCGAAACCCCTACCAATTCGTCTCACCCTAGCCCTCTACCCCTGACCCCAGCCGAAGAGAAGGTGTTTTGGGAAGTGATTCAAGGCTATACCAACAAGCAAATTGGCGATCGCCTGTTTGTTAGTCCTCGCACAGTCCAGACTCACCTGAGTAACATCCTCAGCAAACTACAACTGGAAAACCGTTCCCAACTGATCCGATTTGCCTTTGAGCAGGGCTATCGTCCTCCAGTGGGGCATGGAGACGAGGAGTAA
- a CDS encoding adenylyltransferase/cytidyltransferase family protein has translation MIPGIYSLADLQQAVAHSPDQWRPMVLTNGCFDLLHAGHVRYLREARALGRSLVVGLNSDASVQNIKPNPPGKPPRPIVPELQRAEVLAALKPVNAVVIFPETTAIALIQALQPEIYAKGGDYRLDTLPEAPIVQAYGGQIKLIQVKIPSSTSEIIDRILNSAYP, from the coding sequence ATGATTCCTGGTATCTACTCGCTTGCTGACCTGCAACAGGCAGTCGCCCATTCTCCTGACCAGTGGCGACCAATGGTACTGACAAACGGTTGCTTTGATCTGCTGCACGCAGGGCACGTGCGCTATTTGCGAGAGGCTAGGGCGTTGGGGCGATCGCTAGTAGTCGGTTTGAATAGCGATGCATCCGTCCAGAATATTAAACCCAATCCTCCAGGCAAGCCACCTCGCCCCATTGTGCCAGAGTTGCAGCGAGCGGAGGTGCTGGCAGCTCTCAAACCCGTGAATGCGGTGGTGATCTTTCCAGAGACAACGGCGATCGCCCTGATTCAAGCACTGCAACCAGAGATCTATGCCAAGGGAGGCGATTATCGGCTGGATACTCTGCCAGAAGCTCCTATTGTGCAAGCCTACGGCGGACAAATCAAACTCATTCAAGTCAAGATTCCCAGTTCCACAAGCGAAATTATCGATCGCATTCTCAATTCTGCTTATCCTTAA
- a CDS encoding GUN4 domain-containing protein, with translation MTDLRDRLKLEPLKTQLLLIQELADSGDSGLDVLMDFLLDQRSTPVTPAQGKAYQVLFNADHPKTNEFLQTHFPQGLVALTSERGIDYAPLQSLLVKQDLQAADKLTLEKMCELAGETALQRRWLYFTEVERFPITDLQTINTLWLVYCDGKFGFSVQRELWIGVGKNWDQLWEKIGWRKGNSWTRYPNEFTWDLSAPRGHLPLSNQLRGVRVLAALLSHPAWITKAIAPVQAGQP, from the coding sequence ATGACTGATTTACGCGATCGCCTCAAGCTTGAACCCCTCAAAACTCAACTATTGCTGATTCAAGAGCTAGCCGATTCAGGAGACTCTGGGCTAGATGTACTGATGGATTTTTTGCTGGATCAGCGATCAACCCCGGTCACTCCAGCACAAGGCAAAGCCTATCAGGTACTGTTTAATGCCGACCACCCGAAGACAAACGAGTTTCTGCAAACTCACTTCCCCCAAGGGTTAGTCGCCCTCACGTCAGAACGGGGAATTGACTACGCCCCCTTACAATCCCTCCTGGTGAAACAGGATTTACAAGCCGCTGATAAACTCACCCTCGAAAAAATGTGTGAGTTAGCAGGCGAGACGGCTCTACAGCGTCGCTGGCTCTATTTCACTGAGGTAGAGCGGTTTCCCATCACAGATTTACAAACCATCAACACACTCTGGTTGGTTTACTGCGATGGCAAATTTGGCTTTTCAGTACAACGGGAGTTGTGGATTGGCGTTGGCAAAAATTGGGATCAGCTCTGGGAGAAGATTGGTTGGCGCAAGGGCAACAGTTGGACTCGATATCCAAACGAGTTCACCTGGGATTTGAGTGCTCCCAGAGGTCATCTTCCCCTGTCTAATCAGTTACGAGGCGTCAGGGTGTTGGCTGCTCTGCTCAGTCACCCTGCGTGGATCACAAAGGCGATCGCCCCTGTTCAAGCGGGTCAGCCCTAA
- the psbA gene encoding photosystem II q(b) protein, whose product MTTTLQRRESASAWERFCNWVTSTDNRIYVGWFGVLMIPTLLAATICFIIAFVAAPPVDIDGIREPVSGSLLYGNNIISGAVVPSSNAIGLHLYPIWEAASLDEWLYNGGPYQLVCFHFLIGIFAYMGRQWELSYRLGMRPWICVAYSAPLAAATSVFLIYPIGQGSFSDGMPLGISGTFNFMFVFQAEHNILMHPFHMLGVAGVFGGSLFSAMHGSLVTSSLVRETTETESQNYGYKFGQEEETYNIVAAHGYFGRLIFQYASFNNSRSLHFFLGAWPVVCIWFTALGISTMAFNLNGFNFNQSVLDSQGRVVSTWADVLNRANLGMEVMHERNAHNFPLDLASGEATPVAFTAPQING is encoded by the coding sequence ATGACAACTACTCTCCAGCGTCGCGAAAGCGCAAGTGCATGGGAGCGGTTTTGTAACTGGGTCACCAGCACTGACAACCGGATTTATGTTGGTTGGTTCGGTGTGTTGATGATTCCTACCTTACTCGCCGCTACGATTTGCTTCATCATTGCCTTCGTTGCTGCACCTCCTGTAGACATCGATGGCATCCGTGAGCCTGTTTCTGGCTCCTTGCTTTATGGCAACAACATCATTTCTGGTGCTGTTGTTCCTTCCTCCAACGCCATTGGTTTGCACCTCTACCCCATTTGGGAAGCTGCATCCCTCGATGAGTGGCTCTATAACGGTGGCCCTTACCAGTTGGTATGCTTCCACTTCCTCATCGGCATCTTTGCTTACATGGGTCGTCAGTGGGAACTGAGCTACCGCTTGGGTATGCGCCCTTGGATCTGTGTTGCTTACTCCGCTCCTCTGGCCGCTGCAACTTCTGTATTCCTGATCTACCCCATCGGTCAGGGTTCTTTCTCTGACGGGATGCCTTTGGGTATCTCCGGAACCTTCAACTTCATGTTCGTGTTCCAGGCTGAGCACAACATTCTGATGCACCCCTTCCACATGTTGGGTGTAGCGGGTGTATTCGGTGGTTCTTTGTTCTCCGCCATGCACGGTTCTCTGGTGACTTCTTCCTTGGTTCGTGAAACAACCGAAACTGAATCCCAGAACTATGGTTACAAGTTTGGTCAAGAGGAAGAGACTTACAACATCGTTGCAGCGCATGGCTACTTCGGTCGTTTGATCTTCCAATATGCATCTTTTAACAACTCTCGCAGCTTGCACTTCTTCTTGGGTGCATGGCCTGTGGTTTGTATCTGGTTCACTGCTTTGGGCATCAGCACCATGGCGTTCAACCTGAATGGTTTCAACTTCAACCAGTCAGTGTTGGATTCTCAAGGTCGTGTGGTAAGCACCTGGGCAGACGTGTTGAACCGCGCCAACCTGGGTATGGAAGTAATGCACGAGCGCAACGCTCACAACTTCCCCCTCGATTTGGCATCGGGTGAAGCAACTCCAGTTGCATTTACCGCTCCTCAAATCAACGGCTAA
- a CDS encoding histidine triad nucleotide-binding protein — translation MSQTQDSIFTKIIKREIPADIVYEDELAIAFKDVNPQAPIHILVVPKQPIAKLSDAESQDHRLMGHLLLTVKRVAEQAGLVNGYRTVINTGPEGGQTVFHLHIHILGGRPMGWPPG, via the coding sequence ATGAGCCAGACACAAGACAGCATTTTTACCAAGATCATTAAGCGGGAGATCCCAGCCGATATTGTTTACGAGGATGAGTTGGCGATCGCCTTCAAGGATGTCAATCCTCAAGCCCCGATTCATATCTTAGTCGTACCTAAACAGCCGATTGCTAAACTCTCTGACGCAGAATCTCAAGATCATCGGTTGATGGGGCATTTGTTACTAACTGTTAAGCGAGTCGCTGAACAGGCTGGGTTGGTTAACGGCTATCGAACCGTGATCAACACTGGCCCCGAAGGAGGGCAAACCGTCTTTCATCTTCACATTCATATCCTGGGTGGTCGCCCAATGGGTTGGCCTCCCGGTTGA
- a CDS encoding ribosomal maturation YjgA family protein yields the protein MKFNPHAFCWFLILFALEVAIALFIKDRLIRPLVGDVLVILLIFYGMRSLFPVPTMRLAIGTLIFAWAIEIAQYFRFVERLGLADNPIARVALGTTFDWFDVVAYAIGAIVVVLIERTREKHSH from the coding sequence GTGAAGTTCAATCCCCATGCCTTTTGCTGGTTTCTGATTCTATTTGCGCTTGAGGTGGCGATCGCCCTCTTCATCAAAGATCGCCTGATTCGTCCTTTAGTCGGTGATGTATTGGTGATCCTGCTGATTTTCTATGGGATGCGATCGCTGTTTCCAGTGCCAACCATGCGGTTAGCGATCGGAACGCTCATCTTTGCCTGGGCGATCGAGATCGCGCAATACTTCCGATTTGTGGAGCGGTTGGGATTGGCAGATAACCCCATTGCCAGAGTTGCGTTGGGTACGACCTTTGATTGGTTTGATGTAGTGGCATATGCGATCGGGGCGATCGTCGTTGTGTTGATTGAGCGCACACGGGAGAAGCATTCTCATTGA
- a CDS encoding YifB family Mg chelatase-like AAA ATPase translates to MLSRVWSASLVGIDAIKVGVEVDVAGGLPAVVVVGLPDTAVQESRERVKAALKNAGYAVPMRKVVINLTPADLRKEGPSFDLPISIGILAATEQVNCQSLDDYLFLGEVSLDGALRPVTGVLAIAAAAHRMGVKGLVVPADNAREAAVVKGLEVYGFQHLSEAADFLNYPDHYKPLKVDGLQELARSQFRGLDLKDVKGQAHARRALEIAAAGGHNLIFVGPPGSGKTMLARRLPSILPPLNFEEALEVTQIHSVAGLLRDKGSLVGDRPFRSPHHSASGPSLVGGGSFPRPGEISLAHRGILFLDELTEFKRDVLEFLRQPLEDGYVTIARTRQSVMFPAQFTLVASTNPCPCGYFGDTIQPCTCKPRNREQYWARLSGPLMDRIDLQVAVNRLKPEEMTQQATGEASSSVRERVQQARDRARARFQQETLRCNAEMQSRHLRRWCQLSDATRTLLESAIRKLGLSARATDRILKVARTIADLAGEEHLQTHHVAEAIQYRTIDRMQ, encoded by the coding sequence ATGCTTTCCAGAGTTTGGAGTGCGTCGCTCGTTGGAATTGACGCGATCAAAGTTGGGGTTGAGGTGGATGTCGCAGGCGGACTACCAGCGGTTGTCGTCGTGGGCTTGCCAGACACTGCCGTTCAGGAGTCCCGCGAACGAGTCAAAGCGGCACTCAAGAATGCGGGCTATGCCGTCCCGATGCGAAAGGTTGTGATTAACCTGACTCCAGCAGATCTGCGAAAAGAGGGACCCAGCTTTGATTTGCCCATCAGCATCGGCATTTTGGCAGCGACAGAACAGGTCAACTGTCAGAGTTTAGACGATTACTTGTTCTTGGGTGAAGTGTCGCTAGATGGGGCATTGCGTCCCGTAACTGGAGTCTTGGCGATCGCTGCGGCGGCTCATCGTATGGGAGTCAAAGGATTGGTCGTTCCCGCAGACAATGCCCGTGAGGCAGCAGTGGTTAAGGGGTTAGAGGTCTACGGCTTTCAGCATCTTTCCGAAGCAGCGGACTTTTTGAACTATCCAGACCACTACAAACCCTTGAAGGTAGATGGGTTACAAGAACTGGCGCGATCGCAATTTCGGGGGTTGGATCTCAAGGATGTTAAAGGTCAGGCACACGCTCGACGGGCATTGGAAATTGCTGCTGCTGGGGGGCATAACCTGATCTTTGTAGGACCTCCTGGCAGTGGTAAAACGATGCTGGCTCGACGGTTACCCTCAATCCTGCCACCGCTCAACTTTGAAGAAGCTCTGGAAGTCACCCAAATCCACTCAGTTGCCGGATTGTTAAGAGATAAGGGGTCATTAGTGGGCGATCGCCCCTTCCGCAGTCCCCACCACTCCGCATCGGGGCCATCCCTGGTGGGGGGAGGCAGTTTCCCGCGACCTGGGGAGATCTCGCTGGCACACCGGGGAATTCTCTTCCTTGACGAATTAACCGAGTTTAAGCGAGATGTGCTCGAATTCCTGCGACAACCCCTGGAAGATGGCTATGTCACCATTGCCCGGACTCGGCAATCTGTCATGTTTCCAGCCCAATTCACGCTAGTTGCCAGCACTAATCCCTGCCCCTGTGGCTACTTTGGCGACACAATTCAACCCTGCACCTGCAAGCCACGCAACCGGGAGCAATATTGGGCACGGTTATCGGGGCCTTTGATGGATCGGATCGATCTGCAAGTAGCGGTGAATCGGTTGAAGCCGGAAGAAATGACCCAACAAGCCACCGGGGAAGCCTCCAGTTCTGTGAGGGAACGAGTTCAGCAAGCTCGCGATCGCGCCCGTGCCCGATTTCAGCAAGAGACGCTGCGGTGTAACGCGGAGATGCAGAGCCGTCACCTGCGGCGGTGGTGCCAACTGAGTGATGCCACTCGTACCCTTCTAGAATCGGCGATTCGCAAGTTAGGACTGTCTGCCAGAGCCACCGATCGCATCCTCAAAGTTGCCCGCACGATCGCAGACTTAGCCGGAGAGGAACATCTACAAACTCACCATGTGGCAGAGGCAATTCAGTATCGCACGATCGATCGAATGCAATAG